Genomic DNA from Gallaecimonas pentaromativorans:
AACGAGCCGTTGAGGATAGACAAGGTGCGAAAGCAGGACTGCTCGCACGCTTCAAGCATGCCATAGCTCCAGTCCAAGGCCGCTTGCAGGGTTTGGTGGCGCTTCATGGCCGTGCGCTTACCTTGGCTAAGGACCTTAACCCCCTCTTCCAATTGCATGGCAATACCTCTGAGCCCCAATACATCGATGTGCACCGCCGCTAGCTCCAGCGCCAGCGGCAAGCCGTCTAAACGGCGACAAATGGCGCAGATATCGGCAACATTGTCGTCGTTGAGCACAAAGTCTGGCAGCCTAGATTGGCAGCGGTAGACAAACAAGCGCACTGCCGCATAACCCTGGGCTTCTTGCGCCGTAAGGACGTCTGAGGCAACCGGATAAGGCAGTGGGCCTAAGTGCATTACGCTCTCGCCATCGGCTCTGAAGGGCTCTCGGCTGGTGGCAACGATGGTGAGGTTATCAGCGCTTCCCAGCAGGGATTCGGCCAGTAAAGCTGACTCACTGACCAGGTGCTCACAGTTATCCAGCACCAACAGCATGTGCTGCTTTGCCAAATGCCCCGGCAAGGTGCTTTTTTCCACCCGCAACAGCTCGCAAAGGCTTTGGGAGAGATCGTCATTGCTGTCAAGGCAGGCCAAATCGAGGAAATGGATGCCATCACTGAAGAAATCCTTAAGGCGCTGCGCCGCCCGAATAGCCACCGTAGTTTTACCTATGCCGCCAGGGCCGGTAATGGTTAGCAGGCGGCGCTGGGTAAGCAAGTTAGCCACTTTGTCTATCTCGACTTCCCGGCCTTCGGTGGTACTGAGCAGGGCCGGCAGGTTGCACTTGCGGGGCCCGGCAGGGGGCTCTGCAGCGGCGACGAGAGTAACATCGCGGCTAAAACGGTAGCCTTTTTGCGGCAAGGTGGTGATATAGAGCTCTTTGCGGTGGCTGTCTCCCAGAGCCCGGCGTAGCGCCGCGATATGGACCCTGACACTGATCTCGTCCACCACGGAGGTGGGCCAAACAGCCTTCATCAACTCTTCTTTGCTGACCGTCTCGCCGCGGCGCTCAAGCAGCACCAGCAGCATATCCATAGCCCGTCCCCCCAGGCTAAGGGCACGGCCGTCTTCGGTCAGGAGGCGCTGCTCGGGATAGAACAAAAAGGGCCCGAAACGCAGCGCCAAGTTGTCAGTTGGGGTTTTAATTTGCATTGTCATCTAACGCAATCAGCTTCCTGGCCACCGAAACCAAGGGTGGCAATCCTTGAACCTTGTTAAAGGTCACAAGTAATGATTGCTGATCTCAGCTGAGAAATGACGACGAATAAAGGGCAATTACGGCCATCCTAGGTCAGTTAACGGCCAGTTAACCAAATTGGCGCCGATATTGGGCAGGGGTAACCCCCAGCTTGTCATTAAATTGCTGACGCATCTGGCGGCTATTGGCAAAGCCGCTTTGATAGGCGATTGTTTTTAGCGGCAACGCGCTGTTTTCTAACATTTTCCTTGCTGAATCCACCCTAGCTGCTCGCACAAACTCCATGGGCGTCATTTTGACTTCCTGGACAAAACTGCGGGCAAAATGGCGCTGACTCATGGCGGCCAGGTCCGCCAGCCGCTCGACGGTGAAGTCTTCATGGAGATTGTCCAGCACGTAGCGCTGTACCTTGGCGATGGGGGATTCGTCAGTATTAACCTCGGCATGGAGCGGGCTGAACTGTACCTGCCCGCCCTGGCGGCGCATCACCACCAGCAGCACCTTGGCCACCTGCAAGGCGACTTGCCGACCATGATCGCTCTCAATAAGCGACAGGGCCAAATCGATACCGGCGGTAATGCCGCCACTGCTCACTAGCCCCTGTTCGTCATTGATGAAAATTTGGTTTTGTTCGACTTTGGCCTTGGGGTAGGCCTGAGCCAGCCTTTCGGTATAGCTCCAGTGGGTGGTCACCCGGTGTCCATCCAAAAGCCCGGCTTCTCCCAGTAAAAAAGCGCCGGTACAGACCGACACCAGACGCCCTACCCGCCCAGACATATCCCGAAGCCAGGTGCAAAGATTGGGATGGGCGCCGCTGTATGCGCCAGGGCCACCAACAACCAGCAAGAAATCAAAGGGTTCAGTGGTATCCAAAATGGTGGTATCGGCCTTGACCCTGATGCCGTTGGAGGCCTGCACGTCAAGCTCACCGGTGCTGACCAGCACGATACGGTAGCGCTCATCGGCCGGCAGGTAGCGGTTCGCCACCGTGAAGGTTTCAGCTGGGCCCGACATGTCGAGCATTAAAAAGTCAGGGAATACAACGATAGCCACCGTCTTCATCTATCCAAGAACTCCGGGCTGGGTTTAACGAAACTACGGGCCAATTACCGGCCAAACTCGCAATTCCCTGTGCATTTCACAGCTGAATTGTAGTATCGAATTAAAACAAAACAGTTATCGCAATATCAATTATTTATTTCAATCCAACCCCATAAAAATAAACCCTTGCACCAAAGAGAACGATCGTTCTACCATAAGAAACATGAAAAGCATCGACACCCCAGACTCAATAAGCCGTCTTTTAGACGCCACCGAAACCCTTATCTACCGGGGCGGCATCTGTGCCACCGGGATGGACGCCATCGTTAAGGCCAGTGGGGTTTCCCGAAAAACCATCTACAAGCACTTCGGCACCAAAGATGCCTTGGTTGCCGCCGCTCTTAGGCGCCGCGACGACAAATGGATGGCCTGGTTTGAAGCGGGCCTTGCCGCCTATGACGGCCCAAGAGCCCAGCTGCTTGGCGCTTTTGAGGTATTGGCCGACTGGTTTGCCAGCGAGGATTTTTGCGGCTGCGCCTTTATCAACGGCGCCGGAGAAGTGGCGGACCATGACGATCCGGTGCGCCAAGAGGCGCGGTTTCACAAGGGGCGGTTGCACCAGAGCCTGATGCAGCGCTGTGAGGCGCTGGGCGCCAAAGAGCCAGCGGTGATGGCCGATCAGCTACTGCTGCTTATCGATGGCGCCATCACTCAGGCCCTTATTTTTTCCCGCCCGGCCAGTGCCGGTGCAGCTGCCCAATTGGCCGAACTGTTACTTATGCGCCATGGGCTTTAACTGACTGCCGGGTCTCGGTCCGGTTTGCTTGTCCCACTTGACCGCCAAGCGGCCCTATTATCCTTGGAGTTTGTTATGTCAGAAGTGCGCCACCCTCTGCCCCCCTTTACCCGCGAAAGCGCCACTGAAAAAGTACGCCTGGCCGAAGATGGCTGGAACAGCCGTGACGCAGCCAAGGTCGCCAAGGCCTACAGCCTCGACACCCGTTGGCGCAACCGCGCCGAGTTTGTGGTGGGCCGCGACCAAGCCGAGGCCTTTTTAAGCCGAAAATGGCACAAGGAACTGGAATATCGCCTGATAAAGGAGCTTTGGGCTTTTGACGGTAACCGTATCGCGGTGCGCTACGCCTATGAATGGCGCGACGACAGCGGCCACTGGTTTCGCTCCTACGGCAATGAGAACTGGGAGTTTGACGACAACGGCTTGATGATTAACCGCTACGCCAGCATCAACGATTTGCCCATCACCGAGGCCGAGCGTAAGTTCCATTGGCCCCAGGGTCGTCGCCCGGACGACCATCCAGGCCTCAGCGAACTGGGTTTGTAAGAAAAGGCGGCCCGAGGCCGCCTTACTTTTTCTTGTTGATGGCGTAATCGCGTAGCTTGTTGGCAATGGCGGTATGGGACACCCCCAGTTTTTTCGCCAACTGGCGCGACGAGGGGTAAGCCGGATAAAGCCGCTCCAAGAGGCTTTTTTCAAAGCGCTTCATCACCTCATCCAAGGTGCCTTCCAGGGCTGCGTCCCCCAGGCTCACCGATGGGGTTTGGCTCGGCAGCTCAAGGTGCTTGGGCTCAATCTGGCCGCCGTCCAGCAAAGAGACTGCCCTTAGCAGGCTGTTCTCCAACTGGCGCACGTTACCGGGCCAGGGGTAGTTGACCAAGAGATTCTGGGTGGCTTGCGACAACTGCGCTTTTTCGCGGCCAAGGGCGGCGCAGTGGCGGTCCAGGAACAAGTCTGCCAGCGGTAGGATATCATCCGGGCGCTCCCGAAGCGGCGGCAAGCTCAGGCTCAGCACGTTAAGGCGATAGTACAAATCCTGGCGAAACTGCCCGGTTTGGCAAAGGGCGCCCAGGTCGCGCTGGGTCGAGCAAATAATGCGCACATTAACCTTGCGCTCCGCTTCGTCCCCGACCCGCCGGAAGGTGCCGTCTTGCAAAAGACGCAGCAATTTAACCTGAATGGCCGGCGCCAAATCCCCCACTTCATCCAAAAACACCGTGCCGCCGTCCGCGACTTCAAAGACCCCGCGCTTGCCGGTGGCATTGGCGCCGGAAAAGGCATTGGGGCCGTAACCGAACAGCTCGGTTTCGGCGACGTTATCCGGCAAGGAGGCGCAGTTAAGGGCCAAAAACGGCTTTTGGTGGCGCAAGGAGCTGTCATG
This window encodes:
- a CDS encoding ATP-binding protein, producing the protein MTMQIKTPTDNLALRFGPFLFYPEQRLLTEDGRALSLGGRAMDMLLVLLERRGETVSKEELMKAVWPTSVVDEISVRVHIAALRRALGDSHRKELYITTLPQKGYRFSRDVTLVAAAEPPAGPRKCNLPALLSTTEGREVEIDKVANLLTQRRLLTITGPGGIGKTTVAIRAAQRLKDFFSDGIHFLDLACLDSNDDLSQSLCELLRVEKSTLPGHLAKQHMLLVLDNCEHLVSESALLAESLLGSADNLTIVATSREPFRADGESVMHLGPLPYPVASDVLTAQEAQGYAAVRLFVYRCQSRLPDFVLNDDNVADICAICRRLDGLPLALELAAVHIDVLGLRGIAMQLEEGVKVLSQGKRTAMKRHQTLQAALDWSYGMLEACEQSCFRTLSILNGSFSLEQALELLDALDCGSRSRARLLEAVTQLVTKSLVEVERGREEVRYRLLDTTRSYALDKLKQRELAEG
- a CDS encoding GlxA family transcriptional regulator translates to MKTVAIVVFPDFLMLDMSGPAETFTVANRYLPADERYRIVLVSTGELDVQASNGIRVKADTTILDTTEPFDFLLVVGGPGAYSGAHPNLCTWLRDMSGRVGRLVSVCTGAFLLGEAGLLDGHRVTTHWSYTERLAQAYPKAKVEQNQIFINDEQGLVSSGGITAGIDLALSLIESDHGRQVALQVAKVLLVVMRRQGGQVQFSPLHAEVNTDESPIAKVQRYVLDNLHEDFTVERLADLAAMSQRHFARSFVQEVKMTPMEFVRAARVDSARKMLENSALPLKTIAYQSGFANSRQMRQQFNDKLGVTPAQYRRQFG
- a CDS encoding TetR/AcrR family transcriptional regulator, whose product is MKSIDTPDSISRLLDATETLIYRGGICATGMDAIVKASGVSRKTIYKHFGTKDALVAAALRRRDDKWMAWFEAGLAAYDGPRAQLLGAFEVLADWFASEDFCGCAFINGAGEVADHDDPVRQEARFHKGRLHQSLMQRCEALGAKEPAVMADQLLLLIDGAITQALIFSRPASAGAAAQLAELLLMRHGL
- a CDS encoding DUF1348 family protein, producing the protein MSEVRHPLPPFTRESATEKVRLAEDGWNSRDAAKVAKAYSLDTRWRNRAEFVVGRDQAEAFLSRKWHKELEYRLIKELWAFDGNRIAVRYAYEWRDDSGHWFRSYGNENWEFDDNGLMINRYASINDLPITEAERKFHWPQGRRPDDHPGLSELGL
- the tyrR gene encoding transcriptional regulator TyrR; translated protein: MRLEIFCEDRPGIAREVLDILAERHIDLRGIEVDPVGKMYLHLPDLSFDELKTLLPAIRRIKGVEDVRTTAFMPTERDHYELATLLQTLPDPVISVDNKGRILIINPAAARLLKGDVEALPGQQLSLWLGGFNLPRWLEEDEPAPISMLVKLGGQRLLTDFLPVWVSDELERRTLAGAVVTAKTPHRLTTQLNQAREGTASLDAILAESAQAKRLIRQAKKLAQLDAPLLIQGETGTGKELLARACHDSSLRHQKPFLALNCASLPDNVAETELFGYGPNAFSGANATGKRGVFEVADGGTVFLDEVGDLAPAIQVKLLRLLQDGTFRRVGDEAERKVNVRIICSTQRDLGALCQTGQFRQDLYYRLNVLSLSLPPLRERPDDILPLADLFLDRHCAALGREKAQLSQATQNLLVNYPWPGNVRQLENSLLRAVSLLDGGQIEPKHLELPSQTPSVSLGDAALEGTLDEVMKRFEKSLLERLYPAYPSSRQLAKKLGVSHTAIANKLRDYAINKKK